Proteins found in one Canis lupus baileyi chromosome 26, mCanLup2.hap1, whole genome shotgun sequence genomic segment:
- the PAX1 gene encoding paired box protein Pax-1: MKFTLGLGSRAWRGSWERPAAGEGGCALGGGAPRVSSPPPGRRGSRLARALPLCLSRGGGARALPDCAGPSPGRLGARQLAGPHAMEQTYGEVNQLGGVFVNGRPLPNAIRLRIVELAQLGIRPCDISRQLRVSHGCVSKILARYNETGSILPGAIGGSKPRVTTPNVVKHIRDYKQGDPGIFAWEIRDRLLADGVCDKYNVPSVSSISRILRNKIGSLAQPGPYEASKQPPPQPALPYNHIYQYPYPSPVSPTGTKMGSHHGVPGTAGHVSIPRSWPSAHSVSNILGIRTFMEQTGALAGSEGASYSPKMEDWAAVNRSAFPAAPAVNGLEKPALEADIKYTQAASGLSAVGGFLPACAYPASNQHGVYSAPAAGYLAPGPPWPPAQPPPLAPPGAGVAVHGGELAAAMTFKHPSREAADRKPSSPGGKAPDGLSSLHGLPIPASTS; this comes from the exons ATGAAGTTCACCCTAGGCCTGGGGTCGCGGGCGTGGAGAGGGTCCTGGGAGCgcccggcggcgggggagggcggCTGCGCGCTCGGCGGCGGCGCACCGCGAGTTTCCAGcccgccgcccggccgccgcGGCTCTCGGCTCGCGCGCGCCCTCCCTCTATGCCTCtcccgcggcggcggcgcccgAGCTCTCCCGGACTGCGCCGGGCCCAGCCCCGGCCGCCTCGGCGCCAGGCAGCTGGCTGGCCCGCACGCTATGG AGCAGACGTACGGCGAGGTGAACCAGCTGGGCGGCGTGTTCGTCAACGGCCGCCCCCTGCCCAACGCCATCCGCTTGCGCATAGTGGAGCTGGCGCAGCTGGGCATCCGACCCTGTGACATCAGCCGGCAGCTTCGCGTATCCCACGGCTGCGTGAGCAAGATCCTGGCGCGCTACAACGAGACGGGCTCCATCCTGCCCGGAGCCATCGGAGGCAGCAAACCCCGCGTCACGACCCCCAACGTGGTCAAGCACATCCGGGACTACAAGCAGGGCGACCCTGGCATTTTTGCCTGGGAGATCCGCGACCGGCTGCTGGCCGACGGCGTCTGCGACAAGTACAACGTGCCCTCCGTGAGCTCCATCAGCCGAATCCTGCGCAATAAGATTGGCAGCCTGGCGCAGCCCGGGCCCTACGAGGCGAGCAAGCAGCCGCCACCGCAGCCCGCGCTGCCCTACAACCACATCTACCAGTACCCCTATCCCAGCCCTGTGTCGCCCACGGGCACCAAGATGGGCAGCCACCACGGGGTCCCGGGCACAGCAGGCCACGTCAGCATACCCCGTTCGTGGCCCTCGGCGCATTCGGTCAGCAACATCCTGGGCATTCGGACGTTTATGGAGCAAACAG GGGCCCTGGCTGGGAGCGAAGGGGCCTCCTACTCCCCCAAGATGGAAGACTGGGCTGCCGTGAACCGCTCGGCCTTCCCGGCCGCGCCCGCCGTGAACGGGCTCGAGAAGCCGGCCCTGGAGGCCGATATTAAATACACTCAG GCCGCCTCGGGCCTCTCTGCGGTGGGCGGCTTCCTGCCGGCCTGCGCCTACCCGGCCTCCAACCAGCACGGCGTCTACAGCGCCCCGGCCGCCGGCTACCTCGCCCCGGGCCCGCCGTGGCCGCCCGCGCAGCCGCCCCCGCTCGCGCCCCCTGGGGCCGGCGTCGCCGTGCACGGCGGGGAGCTGGCCGCAGCCATGACCTTCAAGCATCCCAGCCGGGAAG CGGCCGATCGGAAGCCGTCCAGCCCCGGCGGCAAGGCCCCGGATGGCCTCAGCAGCTTACACGGACTGCCCATCCCGGCCTCCACCTCCTAG